One window of Trifolium pratense cultivar HEN17-A07 linkage group LG5, ARS_RC_1.1, whole genome shotgun sequence genomic DNA carries:
- the LOC123883368 gene encoding glycosyltransferase BC10-like, whose product MKFSSNKILDLIGIWKKGEGEGEKKTMQSRMEEGKDPVATRVTHSRPFPLRLLQFFLLFLVIGIGGSFVSMYMIRHFGIHNVAFVQSSIKPCFQKPAIVENWFKPPSSLLHNMTDEELFWRASFVPRIKSYPFKRTPKIAFMFLTKGPLPMAPLWENFFKGHQKLYNIYVHSLPSYNPDFLPSSVFYRRQIPSQVAEWGMMSMCDAERRLLANALLDFSNEWFVLLSESCIPLQNFSIIHRYLSRSRYSFMGAFDEPGPYGRGRYDENMEPEINMSDWRKGSQWFEINRELAVRIVEDITYYPKLKEFCTPHKCYVDEHYFQTMLTINTPHLLANRSLTYVDWSRGGAHPATFGKDDINEEFFKKILQEQTCLYNNQPTSLCFIFARKFAPNALGPLLDIAPKVLGIGKLKHP is encoded by the exons ATGAAGTTTAGTAGTAACAAGATCTTAGATTTGATTGGAATTTGGAAGAAGGGAGAGGGAGAAGGAGAGAAAAAAACTATGCAGTCTAGAATGGAGGAAGGGAAGGACCCTGTTGCAACAAGAGTCACACACTCTAGGCCATTTCCTTTGAGACTTTTGCAATTTTTCTTACTCTTTTTGGTTATTGGAATTGGTGGTTCATTTGTTAGCATGTACATGATTAGGCATTTTGGTATTCATAATGTGGCTTTCGTACAATCGTCGATTAAGCCTTGTTTTCAGAAGCCGGCGATTGTAGAGAATTGGTTTAAGCCTCCATCTAGTTTGTTGCATAATATGACTGATGAGGAACTCTTTTGGAGGGCTTCTTTTGTTCCGAGGATTAAGAGTTATCCTTTTAAAAGAACTCCTAAAATTGCCTTCATGTTCTTGACTAAGGGACCTTTGCCTATGGCACCACTTTGGGAAAACTTCTTTAAAGGACATCAGAAGCTTTATAACATCTATGTTCATTCACTGCCTTCTTACAATCCTGATTTTTTGCCGTCGTCAGTTTTTTACCGGAGACAGATCCCTAGCCAG GTGGCAGAGTGGGGAATGATGAGTATGTGTGATGCTGAAAGACGACTTCTAGCTAATGCGTTGCTTGATTTCTCAAATGAATGGTTTGTGCTTCTATCTGAGTCCTGCATCCCTCTCCAAAACTTCAGCATTATACACCGTTACTTATCGCGATCAAGGTACAGCTTTATGGGCGCATTCGATGAACCTGGTCCATATGGAAGAGGACGTTACGACGAAAACATGGAACCTGAAATCAACATGAGTGACTGGCGTAAAGGGTCTCAGTGGTTCGAAATTAACCGAGAACTTGCTGTTAGGATAGTTGAAGACATAACTTACTATCCAAAACTCAAAGAATTCTGCACACCACACAAATGCTATGTCGATGAACACTATTTCCAGACAATGTTAACCATTAATACTCCTCATCTTTTGGCGAACCGAAGCCTCACTTATGTGGATTGGTCAAGAGGTGGTGCTCACCCTGCTACCTTTGGAAAGGATGACATCAACGAGGAATTCTTCAAGAAAATTTTGCAAGAACAGACATGTCTTTATAATAACCAGCCAACTTCACTTTGTTTCATATTTGCAAGAAAATTTGCACCTAATGCTTTAGGTCCTCTTTTAGATATAGCTCCGAAAGTTCTAGGAATAGGAAAGTTGAAGCATCCTTGA